A single window of Pungitius pungitius chromosome 20, fPunPun2.1, whole genome shotgun sequence DNA harbors:
- the mfsd4b gene encoding sodium-dependent glucose transporter 1 produces the protein MSSSAVRDTVKKKHVRFASMEDNDNDDDNNDQEEDTLFDKGKDTGSGLRSALKAVKKRAKPGSDGPVEVEVVGGGRGGKGAAWMVTLVLCASFLGLGMSISVLGPTFEDLAVNVKRNISNISYIFVGRSAGYIGGSLFGGLLFDYMNPHLLLGFSMLMTSVGMCVIPFCKQALLLTGLMSSIGISMGILDTGGNVLILNTWEEQAGPHMQALHFSFAAGAFASPIIAKLLFGPDGNSSTVIAPSNSNSTPHAPGEPVHSKSSTFKSMWAYVVIGSYICLVSFLFFVLYCRSGAARDRARASAAKPLVAKHHVALIALLCFFFFSYVGAEVAYGSFIFTFAKDYARMNPSEAAGLNSWFWAAFATCRGLAIFFATCMHPGTMILLSLVGSTLSSLLLCLFSRDRVALWVGTGLYGASMATTFPSGISWVEQYTTVTGRTASAFVVGAALGEMVLPALVGFLLGKFHDQPLLMYLSLITATFTSILFPVMYKLASAPSSLSRKPRPRGRPDADDSEARQALLDLVADEEEEEENNEADQWNDADFEVIEMDDAACLINSPSKASSPPHSTVPTESTQETEPAGAAHSDTPPLVGDSPRSKLLLSLDQEKRD, from the exons ATGTCCTCCTCCGCCGTACGAGATACCGTCAAAAAGAAGCACGTTCGTTTCGCCAGCATGGAGGACAACGACaacgacgacgacaacaacgaCCAGGAGGAGGACACCTTGTTCGACAAGGGGAAGGATACCGGGAGCGGGCTGAGGAGCGCGCTGAAGGCCGTCAAGAAGCGAGCGAAGCCCGGGAGCGACGGgccggtggaggtggaggtggtcgGCGGAGGACGGGGCGGGAAAGGAGCCGCCTGGATGGTCACCCTGGTGCTCTGTGCATCATTTCTGGGCTTG GGGATGAGCATCTCTGTCCTCGGCCCCACGTTCGAGGACCTGGCTGTGAATGTGAAACGGAACATCAGCAACATTTCCTACATCTTTGTTGGTCGCTCGGCGGGCTACATTGGGGGTTCCCTCTTTGGAGGACTTCTCTTCGACTACATGAACCCCCACCTCCTGCTAG GCTTTTCCATGCTGATGACGTCCGTTGGAATGTGTGTCATCCCCTTCTGTAAGCAGGCTCTGCTGCTCACTGGGCTCATGTCCAGCATCGGCATATCGATGGGTATTCTAGATACAG GTGGCAACGTCCTCATCCTGAACACATGGGAGGAGCAGGCGGGGCCTCACATGCAGGCGTTGCACTTCAGCTTTGCGGCCGGGGCCTTTGCCTCTCCGATCATCGCCAAGCTGCTGTTTGGGCCTGACGGCAACAGCAGCACGGTAATCGCACCGAGCAACTCCAACTCCACGCCTCATGCCCCCGGGGAGCCCGTCCACAGCAAGAGCAGCACCTTCAAATCCATGTGGGCCTATGTGGTGATCGGCTCTTACATCTGCCtcgtctccttcctcttcttcgtccTTTACTGTCGCAGTGGCGCGGCGCGTGACCGGGCCAGGGCGTCGGCGGCGAAGCCACTGGTTGCCAAACATCACGTGGCTCTTATTGCCctgctctgcttcttcttcttctcctacgTAGGTGCCGAGGTGGCTTACGGCTCCTTCATCTTCACCTTCGCCAAGGACTACGCCCGCATGAACCCGTCTGAGGCGGCCGGGCTGAATTCATGGTTCTGGGCGGCATTTGCCACGTGCAGGGGGCTGGCCATCTTCTTTGCGACCTGCATGCACCCGGGAACAATGATCCTGCTCAGCCTGGTGGGCTCCACCctgtcctctctgctgctctgcctCTTCAGCAGGGACAGGGTGGCTCTGTGGGTCGGCACCGGTCTGTACGGGGCCTCCATGGCCACCACCTTCCCCAGCGGCATTTCCTGGGTGGAGCAGTACACCACGGTGACGGGCCGAACGGCGTCCGCCTTCGTGGTGGGGGCAGCGTTGGGCGAGATGGTGCTTCCCGCTCTTGTTGGCTTCCTACTAGGGAAGTTCCACGACCAACCCCTGCTCATGTACCTGTCGCTCATCACTGCCACCTTTACCTCCATCCTCTTCCCAGTCATGTACAAGCTGGCCTCTGCCCCGAGCAGCCTGAGCAGGAAGCCCCGCCCCAGGGGCCGGCCCGATGCCGACGACAGCGAAGCCCGCCAGGCGCTGCTGGACTTGGTggccgatgaagaggaggaggaggagaacaacgAGGCTGACCAGTGGAACGACGCAGACTTTGAGGTCATCGAAATGGACGATGCAGCATGTCTCATCAACTCGCCCAGCAAggcgtcctctcctcctcacagcaCTGTTCCAACAGAGAGCACCCAGGAGACAGAGCCAGCTGGAGCTGCTCACTCAGATACCCCCCCTTTAGTTGGCGACTCCCCCAGAAGCAAACTGCTGCTCTCTCTGGACCAAGAGAAGAGGGACTGA